In the genome of Polaribacter sp. MED152, one region contains:
- a CDS encoding Dps family protein: MNYLNLDNHKVLPVVTELNVLLADYHVYYQKLRNFHWNILGKNFFDLHNKFEEMYNVTRVKIDEIAERIITLRYHPISKLSDYIEVSKIKESSPLLSDEEMVKDIINDHSILLEQLGKIIDRANKANDEGTVDLIGAYIRELEKSTWMLNAWSKDTQDELNTSFVK, encoded by the coding sequence ATGAATTATTTAAACTTAGACAATCACAAAGTATTACCAGTGGTAACAGAGCTAAATGTACTTTTAGCAGATTACCATGTTTATTATCAAAAACTAAGAAATTTTCATTGGAATATTCTAGGTAAAAACTTTTTTGACTTGCACAATAAGTTCGAGGAAATGTATAATGTTACCAGAGTAAAAATCGATGAAATTGCAGAACGAATAATTACCTTAAGGTATCACCCAATCAGTAAATTATCAGACTATATAGAAGTTTCAAAAATTAAAGAGTCTAGCCCATTATTATCTGATGAAGAGATGGTGAAAGACATTATCAATGATCATAGTATTTTACTGGAACAGTTAGGTAAAATTATAGATAGAGCTAATAAAGCAAATGATGAAGGTACCGTAGATTTAATTGGAGCCTATATAAGAGAATTAGAAAAATCAACTTGGATGTTAAACGCTTGGTCTAAAGATACCCAAGACGAATTAAACACCAGTTTTGTAAAATAG
- a CDS encoding DUF4870 domain-containing protein gives MKENRQLLVLTHLSQLLDFVSGIGGFIVPLILWATKKDEVYDMDEHGKAILNFRISMFLYVLICIPLILLLGLGILGLIVLGFAYLIFPITNAVKASNNEPPSYPFSIKFIK, from the coding sequence ATGAAAGAAAATAGACAATTATTAGTATTAACCCATTTAAGCCAATTATTAGATTTTGTATCGGGTATAGGTGGCTTTATAGTTCCTTTAATTTTGTGGGCAACTAAAAAAGATGAGGTTTATGATATGGATGAACATGGTAAAGCAATTCTAAATTTTAGAATTTCTATGTTTCTTTATGTTCTAATATGTATTCCTCTAATTCTATTATTAGGTTTGGGTATTTTAGGACTAATTGTGCTAGGTTTTGCCTACTTGATTTTTCCAATAACCAATGCTGTTAAGGCTAGCAATAACGAACCACCTAGTTATCCTTTTTCTATAAAATTTATAAAATAA
- a CDS encoding response regulator has product MKVLAIDDQKLVLIPLETRLKALGYEVQTETSALAGISAFNTFQPDLVIVDINMPITTGIDVVKHIREEKKSDTPIMVLSGNTSDDMIEKAFDLGANDYMKKPLSLSEVCSRTKRLIGVPEQKSVRKQYKDVLIQQRCVGVVIPCYNEEDRLLSKEFLNFIEKHSGYHLCFVNDGSKDKTLEVLHKIQKGREDFITVYDCEKNGGKAEAVRLGMLHMAKKSDLDYIGFLDADLSTDLTDFDDLVSTIENSDYKIVSGSRISRMGADITKESARKIISLTINFIIRKILKMDFKDTQCGAKIFHKDVIGISFNEKFVTQWIFDVEIFKRITHHYGLERAREILCEQPLKRWIHADGSKLSMKDSIKIVGQLGQIAWTYRSKNKSSQINVNGNQVEIKDNKYPTKIVS; this is encoded by the coding sequence ATGAAAGTATTAGCAATCGATGATCAGAAATTAGTTTTAATCCCTTTAGAAACTAGATTAAAAGCCTTAGGTTATGAAGTACAAACAGAAACTTCTGCTTTAGCAGGTATATCAGCTTTTAACACTTTTCAACCAGATTTAGTAATTGTAGACATTAACATGCCAATTACAACAGGTATAGACGTAGTAAAACATATTAGAGAAGAAAAAAAGTCGGATACACCAATTATGGTTTTAAGTGGTAACACTTCTGATGATATGATTGAAAAAGCATTTGATTTAGGTGCTAATGATTATATGAAAAAACCATTAAGCTTAAGTGAAGTTTGTTCTAGAACTAAAAGATTAATTGGTGTACCAGAACAAAAAAGCGTAAGAAAACAATATAAAGATGTATTAATACAGCAAAGATGTGTTGGTGTAGTAATACCATGTTATAATGAAGAAGATAGATTATTAAGTAAAGAGTTTTTAAACTTTATAGAAAAGCATTCAGGCTATCATTTATGTTTTGTAAATGATGGTAGTAAAGATAAAACATTAGAGGTTTTACATAAGATACAAAAAGGTAGAGAAGATTTTATTACAGTGTACGACTGTGAAAAAAATGGAGGTAAAGCAGAAGCTGTAAGATTAGGAATGTTGCATATGGCTAAAAAATCTGATTTAGATTATATAGGATTTTTAGATGCAGATTTATCTACAGACTTAACAGATTTTGATGATTTAGTATCAACCATAGAAAACTCTGACTACAAAATTGTAAGTGGTTCAAGAATTAGTAGAATGGGTGCTGACATCACTAAAGAATCAGCAAGAAAAATAATTAGTTTAACCATAAACTTTATTATTAGAAAAATTCTTAAAATGGATTTCAAAGACACTCAATGTGGTGCTAAAATTTTCCACAAAGATGTAATTGGTATCTCTTTTAATGAAAAGTTTGTTACTCAATGGATTTTTGATGTAGAAATCTTTAAAAGAATTACACATCACTATGGTTTAGAGAGAGCAAGAGAAATTTTATGTGAGCAACCATTAAAAAGATGGATTCATGCTGATGGTTCTAAACTATCTATGAAAGACTCAATAAAAATTGTAGGTCAATTAGGGCAAATAGCTTGGACGTATAGATCAAAAAATAAATCATCACAGATTAACGTGAATGGCAATCAAGTAGAGATTAAGGATAACAAATATCCAACCAAAATAGTTTCATAG
- a CDS encoding mechanosensitive ion channel family protein produces MNKIIEKLELWKDVFIKNIPNIAIAIVVLIVSYFASRAISSFVNKAIGNRISQKSVRNLVSRVASALIFLLGLYFAMTILKFDDTLKTIVSAAGVSGIVIGLALQGTLSNTISGIVLSFRKNLGIGNWVETNGYSGEVIDINLNYFVIKEADNNMVVIPNKTILENPFKNYSLTTKMRISIECGVEYGADLEKVEALTKEVITSNFNQKEIDKHVEFYFTEFADSSINFLCRFWVDSQNALEKLKAKSKAIIEIKKAFDKEGINIPFPIRTLEFSNKLDVQNQLVKSNDSQNQE; encoded by the coding sequence ATGAATAAAATTATCGAAAAATTAGAATTATGGAAAGATGTGTTTATTAAAAACATACCAAATATTGCTATCGCAATTGTAGTTCTAATAGTATCCTATTTCGCTTCTAGAGCAATAAGCTCTTTTGTAAACAAAGCTATAGGAAATAGAATTAGTCAAAAATCTGTAAGAAATCTTGTATCTAGAGTTGCATCTGCCCTAATATTTTTATTAGGTCTATATTTTGCAATGACCATTTTAAAGTTCGACGATACTTTAAAAACCATTGTGTCTGCAGCAGGTGTTTCTGGTATTGTTATTGGTTTGGCTTTACAAGGTACATTATCTAACACAATTTCTGGTATCGTTTTATCTTTCAGAAAAAATTTAGGTATTGGTAATTGGGTAGAAACCAATGGTTATTCTGGTGAAGTTATAGATATTAACCTAAACTACTTTGTTATTAAAGAAGCAGATAACAATATGGTTGTAATACCTAATAAAACCATTTTGGAAAATCCGTTTAAAAATTACTCTTTAACTACTAAAATGAGAATATCTATTGAATGTGGTGTTGAATATGGAGCAGATTTAGAAAAGGTAGAAGCTTTAACAAAAGAGGTTATTACCAGCAACTTTAACCAAAAAGAAATAGACAAACATGTAGAGTTTTACTTTACAGAATTTGCTGATAGTTCTATTAATTTCTTATGCAGATTTTGGGTAGATTCTCAAAATGCATTAGAGAAGTTAAAAGCTAAGAGTAAAGCAATTATAGAAATTAAAAAAGCATTTGATAAAGAAGGAATAAACATTCCATTCCCAATTAGAACATTAGAGTTTTCTAACAAATTAGATGTTCAAAATCAATTGGTAAAATCAAATGATTCCCAGAACCAGGAGTAA
- a CDS encoding DEAD/DEAH box helicase — MANNIKNQEEILAKLNIYELNEMQNEAIEVIENTKNTVILSPTGTGKTLAFLLPTLKMLDVDNENIQALILVPSRELAIQIEQVIREMGTGFKVNAVYGGRSMAKDKIELKHTPSILIGTPGRISDHFANDRFSKESIKTLILDEFDKSLEVGFEYEMRGIINQLPNLENRILTSATQETDIPEFVGLKNAKTLNYLTGKKSKKLDIKIVTSSSKSKNQTLVDLLKYIGNQPGIIFCNLKSTIENVSDFLIKNNITHSTFSGGMEQRDRERSLIKFRNGTSQILLATDLAARGIDIPEIKYIVHYELPQRIEEFTHRNGRTARVDAKGTAYVLKWAKEQLPDFIKGANNVDISNQQKLKSIYWETLFISGGRKDKISKGDIAGLFFKKGALNKDQLGVIELKQDCAFVAIPKSESARLVEKLNNVYLKKKKVRVFTV, encoded by the coding sequence ATGGCCAATAACATTAAAAATCAAGAAGAAATTTTAGCAAAGCTAAATATCTACGAGTTAAATGAAATGCAAAATGAAGCCATAGAGGTTATAGAAAACACGAAAAACACTGTTATTTTAAGTCCTACAGGAACAGGAAAAACATTGGCTTTTTTATTACCAACTTTAAAAATGTTAGATGTTGATAATGAAAATATACAGGCTTTAATTTTGGTGCCTTCTAGAGAACTTGCTATCCAAATTGAGCAAGTAATTAGAGAAATGGGAACTGGTTTTAAAGTAAATGCTGTTTATGGAGGTAGGTCTATGGCAAAAGATAAAATAGAATTAAAACACACACCTAGTATTTTAATAGGAACTCCAGGTAGAATTTCCGATCATTTTGCAAACGATCGTTTTTCTAAAGAAAGTATCAAAACATTAATTTTAGATGAATTTGATAAATCTTTAGAAGTTGGTTTTGAATATGAAATGAGAGGTATTATTAATCAGTTGCCTAATCTAGAAAACAGAATTCTAACATCTGCAACTCAAGAAACTGACATTCCAGAGTTTGTTGGTTTAAAAAATGCGAAGACCTTAAATTATTTAACAGGTAAAAAATCAAAGAAATTAGATATTAAAATAGTAACATCTAGCAGTAAAAGTAAGAATCAAACCTTAGTAGATTTGCTGAAGTATATAGGAAATCAACCAGGTATAATATTTTGTAATTTAAAGAGTACTATAGAAAATGTTAGTGATTTTCTAATAAAGAACAATATTACCCACAGCACATTTTCGGGTGGAATGGAACAAAGAGATCGTGAGCGCTCTTTAATCAAATTCAGAAACGGAACTAGCCAAATTTTATTGGCTACGGATTTGGCTGCAAGAGGCATAGACATCCCTGAAATTAAATACATTGTGCATTATGAATTACCTCAAAGAATAGAGGAGTTTACCCATAGAAATGGGAGAACAGCTAGAGTAGATGCTAAAGGAACAGCTTATGTTTTAAAATGGGCTAAAGAACAATTACCAGATTTTATTAAAGGAGCAAATAATGTTGATATTTCCAATCAACAAAAATTAAAATCCATTTATTGGGAAACTTTGTTCATTTCTGGAGGTAGAAAAGATAAAATATCTAAAGGAGATATTGCAGGATTATTTTTTAAAAAAGGTGCATTAAACAAAGATCAATTGGGTGTTATTGAATTGAAACAAGATTGTGCTTTTGTAGCTATACCAAAATCAGAATCAGCAAGATTGGTAGAAAAACTCAACAACGTTTATCTTAAAAAGAAAAAGGTTAGAGTTTTTACTGTTTAG
- a CDS encoding DUF4268 domain-containing protein, with protein sequence MFSKEEAAQLRKLFWTSFGKSFPRKWLLYNTKIKGFAFKFVADRKKAMVCLDIEHPEEIANELLFDQMLSLKTLLTNEIPEIIFDNSYELDSGKQIHRIYVPFDKKFSIYNKDTWRDCYEFFVDEMSKFELFFYEYEDFIKQAI encoded by the coding sequence ATGTTTTCTAAAGAAGAAGCAGCACAATTACGTAAATTATTCTGGACAAGCTTTGGAAAGTCCTTTCCTAGAAAATGGCTTTTGTACAATACAAAAATTAAAGGTTTTGCCTTTAAATTTGTGGCCGATAGAAAAAAAGCAATGGTTTGTTTAGACATAGAGCATCCAGAAGAAATTGCAAACGAGCTACTTTTTGACCAAATGCTATCTCTAAAAACTTTACTAACTAATGAAATACCTGAAATAATTTTTGATAATTCTTACGAGTTAGATAGTGGCAAACAAATTCATAGAATTTATGTTCCTTTTGATAAAAAATTTAGCATATACAATAAAGATACCTGGAGAGATTGCTATGAATTTTTTGTAGATGAAATGTCTAAGTTTGAATTATTCTTCTACGAATATGAAGACTTTATAAAACAAGCGATATAA
- a CDS encoding membrane protein, with product MKQNSNKHLISAVLLGIAFHGTCIFFTLEYTYDALIHLFFADHYSGSWFEPWNYEWYTGFTVMSYPPLVHQSIAALSLIGGLKFGMFSVALVAIVLFITGVYRFTLMMTSNESVAGYAAILAVFSSSFLETLHVFGQLPSIIGISVLMHALPEIYLWLKTGKYKFLFTSLSLIAVTVTSHHVTPIFGMVFFIFPLIGMVIMDVAYDDVKSYKKITIKVFLKHFFKQLKKNLTFGFISLFLIIFCILPYWINSKANPITQVPIPHGSRDNFLETTSSGLVFFLIPWGILMFMLPFFFYRYYSKRYLFFGLSFTMLVILGTGGSTPVPKMILGDNAFNILTLDRFTLWASIMALPMFGEFIYRFVQGDLKELIQRRFGAVYHRLFGVVLASLFLFMIIFTMSLGYFRPSQPQKIKMLPIVNFLNQDQHFKWRFLTLGFGDQMAWLSAQTDAMTVDGNYHSARRLPELTTRPIERLENSKFKGVAGIGSLQQFLTTPEKYNLKYIFSNDKFYDPILYFCGWQRLPQLENGIMVWERLNVPPLSSILPKDDVAKWQKILWGLMPFSTVIIAFLLNIQPIFVRNLRSKIQVNKDFLRYKVKLENFPNGLLRITHIWSFILFMIIGYGMWLFYLKNDSQVTPENLITSYYDALDFKEFEKSFSLTDPESNITISQFMLENSVTDGLLSSYAKLDAIETERIKESDSVVVLKVDTKWITPLEKINRTDYKTVVSRKGKWYVKPVKLDSDLPPDQLYSNNVTGYFNQGRRRVTTEQTYHEDVLKQPVLEIVSAKLVKHNKSYAIIGEVQNIDNVPADVIIKGTLYNDDNKQLATYNAKYHIKHKLMPKEISSFRINFEGIAWSKTQDSIPNAFDPDEFTPIELDEQPTKFNLQAAGNVSYADLYKNVVLNDVDLVNDQVKGTLFNSGLQEITVPQLLITYYTKDKKMVWVDHMFLKNGIRQQRKQYFSYPILTKDTLKVISTDMSNCYVNGLPNDDIAAKIIAERIENHDRNTLLEIDNENYQYLKIEMNNYIGNPK from the coding sequence ATGAAGCAAAATTCGAATAAACATCTTATTAGTGCTGTATTACTTGGTATTGCCTTTCATGGTACATGTATATTTTTTACTTTAGAATATACATATGATGCTTTAATACACTTATTCTTTGCAGATCATTATTCAGGTAGTTGGTTTGAACCCTGGAACTATGAGTGGTACACTGGTTTTACTGTAATGAGTTATCCACCATTGGTGCATCAATCTATAGCAGCACTCTCGTTAATTGGTGGTTTAAAATTCGGAATGTTTTCTGTAGCATTAGTAGCTATTGTACTTTTTATAACAGGAGTATATAGGTTTACATTAATGATGACAAGTAATGAATCTGTTGCTGGTTATGCAGCCATTCTTGCAGTATTCTCCTCCTCTTTTTTAGAAACATTACACGTATTTGGTCAATTACCTAGTATTATTGGTATATCTGTGTTAATGCATGCTTTGCCTGAAATTTATTTATGGCTAAAAACAGGTAAATACAAATTTTTATTTACATCACTCTCTTTAATAGCAGTTACAGTAACCTCACATCATGTTACTCCAATTTTTGGTATGGTATTCTTTATCTTTCCATTAATTGGTATGGTTATTATGGATGTTGCTTATGATGATGTAAAATCCTACAAAAAAATAACCATTAAAGTCTTTTTAAAACACTTCTTTAAACAATTAAAAAAGAATTTAACCTTTGGATTTATATCATTATTTCTAATCATATTTTGCATTTTACCTTATTGGATTAACTCTAAAGCCAACCCAATAACGCAAGTGCCAATTCCTCATGGCTCTAGAGATAATTTTTTAGAAACTACCTCTTCTGGTTTGGTTTTTTTCTTAATTCCTTGGGGTATACTAATGTTTATGTTGCCTTTCTTCTTTTATAGATATTACAGCAAACGTTATTTATTTTTTGGATTATCTTTTACAATGCTAGTAATATTAGGTACAGGTGGTTCTACACCAGTACCAAAAATGATTTTAGGAGACAACGCCTTTAACATACTAACATTAGACAGGTTTACACTTTGGGCTTCTATTATGGCCTTACCCATGTTTGGTGAGTTTATATATCGATTTGTACAAGGAGATTTAAAAGAACTCATACAAAGAAGATTTGGTGCAGTTTATCACAGATTATTTGGAGTTGTATTGGCTTCTCTCTTTTTATTTATGATCATTTTTACAATGAGTTTAGGATATTTTAGACCTTCTCAGCCGCAGAAAATTAAAATGTTGCCTATTGTAAACTTTCTAAATCAAGATCAGCATTTTAAATGGCGATTTTTAACCTTAGGTTTTGGAGATCAAATGGCTTGGCTTTCTGCACAAACAGATGCCATGACTGTAGATGGTAATTATCATTCTGCAAGAAGATTACCAGAATTAACAACAAGACCCATAGAACGTTTAGAGAATTCCAAATTTAAAGGAGTAGCAGGTATTGGTTCTTTGCAACAATTTTTAACCACACCAGAAAAATACAATTTAAAATATATCTTTTCTAACGATAAGTTTTACGACCCTATTCTCTATTTCTGTGGTTGGCAACGTTTACCTCAATTAGAAAACGGAATTATGGTTTGGGAGCGTTTAAATGTACCTCCACTCTCTTCTATACTGCCTAAAGACGATGTTGCCAAATGGCAAAAAATACTTTGGGGTTTAATGCCTTTCTCTACAGTAATCATTGCATTTCTATTGAATATTCAACCGATTTTTGTTCGTAATTTACGTTCTAAGATTCAGGTAAATAAAGATTTCTTAAGGTATAAAGTTAAGTTAGAGAACTTTCCTAATGGTTTATTAAGAATAACACATATTTGGAGTTTCATTTTATTTATGATTATTGGGTATGGAATGTGGTTGTTTTATTTAAAAAACGATTCTCAAGTTACACCAGAAAACCTTATCACTTCATATTATGATGCTTTAGATTTTAAAGAATTTGAAAAAAGTTTCTCTTTAACAGATCCTGAAAGCAATATTACTATTTCTCAATTTATGCTAGAAAACTCTGTAACTGATGGTTTACTAAGTTCTTATGCAAAATTAGACGCTATAGAAACAGAGCGCATTAAAGAATCTGATAGTGTTGTGGTCTTAAAGGTTGATACCAAATGGATAACACCTTTAGAAAAAATTAATAGAACCGATTATAAAACTGTGGTAAGCAGAAAAGGAAAATGGTATGTAAAACCTGTTAAACTAGATTCAGATTTACCTCCAGATCAATTGTACTCTAACAATGTAACTGGGTATTTTAATCAAGGTAGAAGAAGAGTAACCACAGAACAAACCTATCATGAAGATGTTTTAAAACAACCTGTGCTAGAAATAGTATCAGCAAAACTGGTAAAACATAATAAGAGTTATGCTATTATTGGTGAAGTTCAAAATATTGATAATGTTCCTGCTGATGTTATCATTAAAGGAACCTTGTATAATGATGATAACAAGCAACTAGCCACATACAATGCTAAATATCATATAAAACATAAATTAATGCCAAAAGAAATTAGTTCTTTTCGTATTAACTTCGAAGGTATAGCTTGGTCTAAAACACAAGATTCTATTCCTAATGCCTTTGATCCTGATGAGTTTACGCCTATAGAATTAGATGAGCAACCAACCAAATTTAATCTACAAGCTGCAGGTAATGTGTCTTATGCAGATTTGTATAAAAACGTTGTTCTTAATGATGTAGATTTGGTAAATGATCAAGTAAAGGGTACACTTTTTAATAGCGGTTTACAAGAAATTACAGTTCCACAACTTTTAATTACATATTACACAAAAGATAAAAAAATGGTTTGGGTAGACCATATGTTTTTGAAGAATGGTATTCGTCAACAAAGAAAACAATATTTCTCTTATCCTATATTAACTAAAGATACTTTAAAAGTAATTAGTACAGACATGAGTAACTGTTATGTAAATGGTTTACCTAATGATGATATTGCCGCTAAAATTATTGCAGAAAGAATTGAAAACCATGATAGAAATACACTTTTAGAAATTGATAATGAAAATTATCAATACCTAAAAATAGAAATGAATAATTACATTGGTAACCCAAAATAA
- a CDS encoding tRNA-(ms[2]io[6]A)-hydroxylase gives MLGLQFETETSWAEIAKVNLEQILTDHAFLEQKAASNAVSIIINYSEETELVKEMSNIAIEEMQHFKMVHLLMVKRGMVLGREQKNDYAVRLQKFFPKTKNRTDALVQRLLVAALIEARSCERFKVFSENMEDEELKKFYKNLMISEANHYTTFLKFARDYQDREIVDTKWAALLAFEAEMMKERGHVAKIHG, from the coding sequence ATGTTAGGCTTACAATTTGAAACAGAAACTTCTTGGGCAGAAATTGCAAAAGTTAATTTAGAACAAATATTAACAGATCATGCTTTTTTAGAGCAAAAAGCGGCTTCTAATGCAGTATCTATCATTATTAATTATTCTGAAGAAACCGAACTTGTAAAAGAGATGAGCAATATTGCTATTGAGGAAATGCAACATTTTAAAATGGTGCATCTTTTAATGGTAAAACGTGGAATGGTTTTAGGAAGGGAGCAAAAGAATGATTACGCTGTTCGTTTGCAAAAGTTTTTTCCAAAAACAAAAAACAGAACAGATGCTTTAGTTCAACGTTTGTTAGTTGCTGCTCTTATTGAAGCTAGAAGTTGTGAACGTTTTAAGGTATTCTCTGAAAATATGGAGGATGAAGAATTGAAAAAATTCTACAAAAATCTTATGATTTCTGAAGCCAACCACTACACAACATTCTTAAAATTTGCCAGAGATTATCAAGATAGAGAAATAGTAGATACTAAATGGGCAGCTCTCTTAGCTTTTGAAGCAGAAATGATGAAAGAAAGAGGCCATGTAGCTAAAATTCACGGATAA
- the mnmE gene encoding tRNA uridine-5-carboxymethylaminomethyl(34) synthesis GTPase MnmE, with protein sequence MIKNDTIIALATPSGVGAISVIRLSGDKAITIADSFFKSIKKDKKLTDQKTHTIHLGHIVNNGLILDEVLVSVFKNPNSYTGENVVEISCHGSTYIQQEIIQLFLKNGCRMADNGEFTMRAFLNGKMDLSQAEAVADVIASNSEASHVMAIQQMRGGISNELKELRGQLLDFAALIELELDFSGEDVEFADRTKFKELVAKITHVLKRLIDSFSFGNAMKNGIPVAIIGEPNVGKSTLLNALLNEERAIVSDIAGTTRDAIEDELIIEGVAFRFIDTAGIRKTEDIVENIGIKKAYEKAENAQLIIFLIDAKSENKENRLAEIEAIQQRFPNKKLLVVANKIDLIPTEELEQLKSNIDNLMPLSAKNNVGIDELKQELTSLVNIGALSNNETIVTNSRHFEALNNALIAISSVQKGIDLEISTDLFSIDIRECLRHLGAITGDYDVDKDILGHIFSNFCIGK encoded by the coding sequence ATGATTAAAAACGATACTATAATTGCATTAGCCACACCTTCTGGAGTTGGTGCTATTTCTGTTATTAGGCTTTCTGGAGATAAAGCAATTACCATTGCAGATTCTTTCTTTAAATCAATAAAAAAAGATAAAAAACTTACAGATCAAAAAACACATACCATTCATTTAGGGCACATTGTAAATAATGGTTTAATTTTAGATGAAGTATTAGTTTCAGTTTTTAAAAATCCGAATTCTTATACAGGAGAAAATGTGGTAGAAATATCTTGTCATGGTTCTACTTACATTCAACAAGAAATTATACAACTATTTCTGAAAAATGGCTGTAGAATGGCAGATAATGGTGAATTTACAATGCGAGCTTTCCTAAATGGAAAGATGGATTTATCGCAAGCAGAAGCAGTTGCAGACGTTATAGCCTCTAATTCTGAAGCCAGCCATGTTATGGCAATTCAGCAAATGAGAGGTGGTATTTCTAATGAACTTAAAGAACTTAGAGGGCAATTATTAGATTTTGCAGCGTTAATAGAACTAGAACTCGATTTTTCTGGAGAAGATGTTGAATTTGCAGATAGAACAAAATTTAAAGAATTAGTTGCTAAAATAACCCACGTTTTAAAAAGATTAATCGATTCGTTTTCATTTGGTAATGCAATGAAAAACGGTATTCCTGTTGCAATAATTGGAGAGCCAAATGTGGGTAAATCTACACTTTTAAATGCTTTATTAAACGAAGAGAGAGCCATTGTATCTGACATTGCTGGTACTACAAGAGACGCTATAGAAGATGAATTAATTATAGAAGGTGTTGCATTTAGATTTATAGATACTGCAGGTATTAGAAAAACGGAAGATATTGTAGAAAATATTGGTATTAAAAAAGCTTACGAAAAAGCAGAAAATGCACAGTTAATCATATTTCTTATTGATGCTAAATCAGAAAATAAAGAAAATAGATTGGCAGAAATTGAAGCTATTCAACAACGATTTCCAAATAAAAAATTGTTGGTAGTTGCTAATAAAATAGATTTAATTCCGACAGAAGAACTTGAGCAATTAAAATCCAATATTGACAATCTTATGCCTTTGTCAGCAAAAAATAATGTTGGTATAGATGAATTAAAGCAAGAATTAACCTCTTTAGTGAATATTGGTGCATTAAGTAACAACGAAACTATAGTTACCAATTCAAGACATTTTGAGGCTTTAAATAATGCCTTAATTGCAATTTCTAGCGTTCAAAAAGGAATTGATTTAGAAATTTCTACAGATTTATTTTCAATTGATATTAGAGAATGTTTACGTCATTTAGGCGCAATTACTGGAGATTATGATGTAGACAAAGATATATTGGGCCATATCTTCTCTAATTTTTGTATTGGAAAGTAA